One window of the Salvia splendens isolate huo1 chromosome 1, SspV2, whole genome shotgun sequence genome contains the following:
- the LOC121800822 gene encoding uncharacterized protein LOC121800822 — MYWAEFKKSTNCEAYDQDECKKAFISKCKLRYEDFISYYKKKTKKPSFYTDAQWANYQKGWNLPESIEASERCSENRKQGLETVPGTHSNGRKSFAETTEMAKENNGKLPQFMEFFLKTHKLRNGGDSQGHLCSQRAQQIVDDVMARAEELQAEGIKNSDYEAIFLELFGKVKKRKQISSSGQATSISFPLATYSSVGLPPSMLAGSMK; from the exons ATGTATTGGGCTGAATTTAAG AAATCTACTAACTGTGAGGCTTATGATCAAGACGAGTGCAAGAAGGCCTTTATTAGCAAGTGTAAACTTAGATACGAGGATTTCATCAGCTACTATAAAAAGAAGACGAAGAAACCTTCTTTTTACACAGATGCCCAATGGGCGAATTACCAAAAAGGCTGGAATTTACCCGAGAGCATTGAAGCTTCCGAGAGGTGCTCGGAAAATCGTAAACAAGGGCTTGAGACTGTGCCCGGCACACATAGTAATGGACGTAAATCATTTGCGGAGACAACAGAAATG GCCAAAGAAAATAATGGAAAACTTCCTCAATTTATGGAATTCTTTCTAAAGACCCACAAGCTAAGGAACGGTGGTGATTCACAAGGCCACTTGTGTTCGCAACGTGCTCAACAAATTGTA GATGACGTTATGGCACGGGCTGAAGAACTACAAGCTGAAGGAATAAAGAACTCGGATTATGAAGCCATCTTCTTGGAGCTTTTTGGGAAGGTGAAGAAGAGAAAACAAATTTCTAGCTCAGGGCAAGCAACAAGCATATCCTTCCCATTGGCCACTTACTCATCTGTGGGTCTACCTCCGTCAATGCTAGCTGGATCGATGAAATAG
- the LOC121792109 gene encoding G-type lectin S-receptor-like serine/threonine-protein kinase LECRK3, with amino-acid sequence MARFYATVNHEGDFFFYTKSVPSNSEYDVKYYCSYDLYSSPNASEAAIRVVFSSEALISVVRRNGQVQVISPSSILPSSDNYHRATLDWEGVFTQYYHPKNFGNSPGWQVAKSWPDDICIYVLGETGSGACGYNSACEMQNGRPVCTCPSEFSLVDPLDRNGDCKPNFPQICRGGENGSVPQDNEYRLEMISDIDWPLNDYQKISPCSVEECQRACLDDCLGGAAIHRVNTCWKKKLPLSNGKVQKDSQAKPLNPVRDPSSSSNLRCFTYKELELATDGFKEELGRGSFGIVYKGEIPLGSQNIVAVKKLDRMFQDSEKEFKTRSERHRPDSPHESCDHGRVLRGGASPFACIRVHEQWDTSGLSVRPSAAKLEPTGTDRKGAGVLVLCVPIDDAIINCLNV; translated from the exons ATGGCGAGATTCTACGCCACCGTCAACCATGAAGGAGATTTCTTCTTCTACACCAAGAGCGTGCCCTCGAATTCGGAATACGATGTTAAGTACTATTGTAGCTATGACTTGTATTCTTCTCCCAACGCTTCCGAGGCTGCGATCCGTGTTGTGTTCAGCAGCGAAGCTTTGATTTCTGTCGTGAGGAGGAACGGGCAGGTACAAGTTATTAGCCCGAGTTCGATTCTACCGTCTTCCGATAATTACCACAGGGCGACTCTCGATTGGGAAGGTGTTTTCACACAGTATTATCACCCCAAGAACTTTGGGAATAGCCCTGGCTGGCAAGTTGCAAAGTCGTGGCCAGATGACATCTGCATCTACGTCCTCGGAGAAACAG GCAGCGGGGCGTGTGGCTATAATAGTGCGTGCGAAATGCAAAACGGGAGGCCCGTCTGCACATGCCCATCGGAGTTTTCACTGGTTGATCCCCTTGATCGAAATGGCGACTGCAAGCCTAACTTCCCGCAGATTTGCAGAGGTGGTGAAAATGGTTCTGTGCCACAAGACAATGAGTACCGCTTGGAGATGATAAGTGACATCGATTGGCCTTTGAATGACTACCAAAAAATCAGTCCGTGCAGTGTAGAGGAATGCCAAAGGGCTTGTCTGGATGATTGTCTCGGTGGTGCTGCCATACACAGAGTTAACACCTGCTGGAAGAAGAAGCTGCCGCTATCCAATGGCAAAGTCCAAAAAGACTCCCAAG CAAAACCCCTCAATCCTGTCCGAGACCCTTCGTCGTCTTCGAACCTACGCTGCTTCACTTACAAAGAGCTCGAGCTGGCCACAGATGGGTTCAAAGAAGAGCTAGGAAGGGGCTCTTTTGGAATTGTCTACAAAGGGGAGATTCCACTCGGTTCCCAAAACATAGTTGCTGTGAAGAAGCTAGACAGAATGTTTCAAGATTCCGAGAAAGAGTTCAAGACAAGAAGTGAACGTCATCGGCCAGACTCACCACATGAATCTTGTGATCATGGTCGGGTTCTGCGAGGAGGGGCCTCACCGTTTGCTTGTATACGAGTACATGAGCAATGGGACACTAGCGGGCTTTCTGTTCGGCCATCTGCGGCCAAGCTGGAGCCTACGGGCACAGATCGCAAAGGGGCTGGC GTTCTTGTACTTTGTGTTCCTATTGATGATGCTATAATTAATTGCCTAAATGTGTGA
- the LOC121752973 gene encoding desumoylating isopeptidase 1-like — protein MAEDGCKVSLNVYDLSQGLARQLSTAFLGKPIEAIWHTGVVVYGREYYFGGGIESAPAGTTPYGTPIRTIDLGATHVSKEVFEEYLDKIGPRYTAETYNLLAHNCNNFSNEVAEFLVGASIPDYILNLPNEVMSSPMAPLILPMIQNLENTLRAGAVPQAPQFRPSALASSNQVTAAASKLANGATNQSPNTKDEGADTEQTKTKTVSSSSGAGDAVAGDPLGDARSKVQEEISSEFAAIMATGTLRASEAAALATRRVMQRHGHMSTAQS, from the exons ATGGCTGAG GATGGTTGCAAGGTCTCTTTGAATGTCTATGACCTAAGCCAAGGCTTGGCTAGACAACTTTCTACGGCTTTTTTGGGGAAGCCTATTGAAGCCATATG GCATACTGGAGTTGTTGTATACGGTCGTGAATACTATTTTGGAGGTGGCATAGAAAGTGCTCCTGCTGGAACAACTCCATATGGGACACCCATTCGCACAATCGATCTTGGCGCGACACATGTATCTAAGGAAGTATTTGAGGAGTACTTGGACAAGATTGGTCCACGCTACACAGCTGAAACTTACAATTTGCTGGCTCATAACTGTAACAATTTTAGTAATGAGGTTGCTGAGTTCCTTGTCGGTGCTTCAATACCAGATTACATTTTGAATCTCCCGAATGAAGTTATGAGTAGCCCCATGGCCCCTCTCATAT TGCCAATGATACAGAATCTAGAGAACACTTTGAGGGCTGGTGCAGTTCCCCAAGCTCCTCAGTTCAGGCCTTCTGCGCTTGCTAGTTCAAATCAGGTGACAGCTGCTGCTTCAAAGCTGGCTAATGGTGCCACCAACCAATCGCCTAATACAAAAGATGAGGGTGCTGATACAGAACAGACGAAGACCAAAACAGTGTCCTCTTCTAGCGGTGCAGGAGATGCTGTTGCTGGAGATCCCCTCGGAGATGCTCGGAGTAAAGTCCAAGAGGAGATCAGCAGTGAGTTTGCTGCAATCATGGCCACTGGGACGTTGCGTGCAAGTGAGGCTGCCGCTCTAGCAACTAGGAGAGTGATGCAGAGACATGGCCATATGTCTACGGCACAGAGCTGA
- the LOC121752965 gene encoding solute carrier family 35 member F5-like, with product MRDQVWRWVLGLVYIFAVATIWIAASFVVQSVVDEGVSPFLVTYICNSLFVVYIPLVEIGRYLEDRYGSIFFWLNRKNDASLQDSKLSEEAILLHTNEISNELNSGVVALAQQEAADHGEVGVVRDEPDLGLDGKGRWTRWRVAKVSILICPIWFMAQLTFNLSLKYTTVTSNTILSSASSLFTFVVALVFLGEKFTWLKLISVLLCMGGVIIVSLGDSGSGSNEVASNPALGDVLSLLSAAFYAAYITLIRQKLPDEDDKAQGSVSMAQFLGFLGLFNLLFFFPVALILESSKLGLLNTLTGKQFGLIVGKGLLDNVLSDYLWAKAVLLTSTTVATAGLSIQVPLATIVDSLIGNVPHPMDYVGAVAVMIGFTGLNFPSDAFSTTREAHLELETGNTTTDVDNRLSEAAN from the exons ATGAGAGACCAAGTATGGAGATGGGTTTTAGGGTTGGTTTACATATTTGCAGTTGCAACAATTTGGATCGCAGCTAGTTTCGTTGTACAGTCAGTTGTAGATGAGGGCGTTTCCCCCTTTCTGGTAACCTACATTTGCAATTCATTGTTCGTTGTGTATATACCCTTAGTAGAAATTGGAAGGTATTTGGAGGATAGGTATGGAAGCATTTTCTTTTggttaaatagaaaaaatgatgCTTCATTGCAAGACTCTAAGCTTTCAGAAGAGGCTATTCTTCTCCACACTAACGAGATATCGAATGAATTGAATTCGGGGGTAGTTGCTCTTGCTCAACAAGAGGCTGCAGATCATGGTGAAGTAGGAGTAGTCAGGGATGAGCCCGATTTAGGGTTGGATGGGAAAGGACGTTGGACGCGTTGGAGAGTTGCTAAAGTCAGCATCTTGATCTGCCCCATTTGGTTTATGGCACAGCTCACATTTAACCTTTCCCTTAAATACACTACAGTTACT TCAAATACCATCCTGAGCAGTGCATCCAGTCTGTTTACATTTGTAGTTGCTCTTGTATTTTTGGGAGAGAAGTTCACTTGGCTGAAGCTGATAAGTGTTCTGCTTTGTATGGGGGGAGTGATCATTGTCAGCCTCGGAGACTCGGGATCAGGATCGAATGAGGTTGCCTCAAATCCTGCACTGGGAGATGTTCTCTCTCTTTTATCTGCAGCATTTTATGCGGCTTATATAACACTTATTCGCCAAAAATTGCCTGATGAAGACGATAAAGCTCAAGGCAGTGTTAGTATGGCACAGTTTCTTGGATTCCTGGGCTTGTTCAACCTCTTGTTTTTCTTTCCTGTGGCTCTCATTCTAGAGTCTTCGAAGCTCGGGCTTCTCAACACTCTCACTGGGAAGCAATTTGGTCTAATCGTTGGCAAAG GTTTACTGGATAATGTGTTGAGTGACTATCTATGGGCCAAGGCTGTGCTTCTTACATCGACCACTGTGGCAACTGCGGGTCTTTCCATTCAGGTACCTTTAGCGACCATTGTGGATTCATTGATTGGGAATGTGCCCCATCCGATGGATTACGTCGGAGCTGTTGCAGTGATGATTGGTTTCACAGGTCTTAATTTCCCCTCAGATGCTTTTTCAACAACTAGGGAAGCCCATCTTGAATTGGAGACTGGAAATACAACAACAGATGTTGACAATCGCCTTTCAGAAGCAGCTAATTAG